One region of Trichosurus vulpecula isolate mTriVul1 chromosome 1, mTriVul1.pri, whole genome shotgun sequence genomic DNA includes:
- the LOC118840808 gene encoding 60S ribosomal protein L29-like, translating to MVSKNHTTHNQSRKWHRNGIKKPRSQRYESLKGVDPKFLRNMSFAKKHNTKGLKKMQANNTKAIKARIEAIKALSTKASKAKVLRPKIPKASARCAGHRMASKCPGSGITKPDSKVARTTHPKSAKPTDPKATKSTDPNAAKPTDPKATKFATMVSKSDPKAPKSGPKATKSDTKASKSGPKLAKTNSKATKPSDSKAAKPTDPKAAESKPKDGGAKAASPKPSK from the coding sequence CCACAACCAATCAAGAAAATGGCATAGAAATGGCATCAAGAAACCTAGATCACAGAGATATGAGTCTCTGAAAGGGGTTGACCCCAAGTTTCTGAGAAACATGAGCTTTGCCAAAAAACACAACACAAAGGGGCTGAAGAAGATGCAGGCCAACAACACCAAAGCCATCAAGGCCAGAATAGAGGCCATCAAGGCCCTGAGCACCAAGGCCTCCAAGGCCAAGGTCCTCAGGCCCAAGATCCCCAAGGCCAGTGCCCGGTGTGCTGGCCACAGGATGGCCAGCAAATGTCCAGGCTCCGGGATCACAAAGCCTGACTCTAAGGTTGCCAGAACCACTCACCCCAAGTCTGCCAAGCCCACTGACCCCAAGGCTACCAAGTCCACTGACCCCAATGCTGCCAAACCCACTGACCCCAAGGCCACCAAGTTTGCCACCATGGTCAGTAAGTCTGATCCCAAGGCTCCCAAATCTGGCCCCAAGGCCACCAAATCTGACACTAAGGCCTCCAAGTCTGGTCCCAAGCTAGCCAAGACTAATTCTAAGGCCACGAAGCCCAGTGATTCCAAGGCTGCTAAGCCTACTGACCCCAAGGCGGCTGAGTCCAAACCCAAAGATGGTGGGGCTAAAGCTGCTAGTCCCAAGCCTTCAAAATAG